Proteins from one Capricornis sumatraensis isolate serow.1 chromosome 2, serow.2, whole genome shotgun sequence genomic window:
- the ATP6V1D gene encoding V-type proton ATPase subunit D, whose amino-acid sequence MSGKDRIEIFPSRMAQTIMKARLKGAQTGRNLLKKKSDALTLRFRQILKKIIETKMLMGEVMREAAFSLAEAKFTAGDFSTTVIQNVNKAQVKIRAKKDNVAGVTLPVFEHYHEGTDSYELTGLARGGEQLAKLKRNYAKAVELLVELASLQTSFVTLDEAIKITNRRVNAIEHVIIPRIERTLAYIITELDEREREEFYRLKKIQEKKKILKEKSDKDLEQRRAAGQVMEPANLLAEEKDEDLLFE is encoded by the exons GGCACAGACGATCATGAAGGCTCGGTTGAAAGGAGCACAGACAGGTCGAAACCTCCTGAAGAAAAAATCTGATGCCTTAACTCTTCGATTTCGACAGATCCTTAAGAAGATAATAGAG ACTAAAATGTTGATGGGTGAAGTGATGAGAGAAGCTGCCTTTTCACTTGCTGAGGCCAAGTTCACAGCAGGGGACTTCAG caccacagttatCCAAAATGTAAATAAGGCCCAAGTGAAGATTAGAGCAAAGAAAGATAATGTAGCAG GTGTTACATTGCCAGTATTTGAACATTATCATGAAGGAACTGACA GTTATGAACTGACTGGTTTAGCCAGAGGTGGGGAACAGTTGGCTAAACTGAAGAGGAATTATGCCAAAGCAGTGGAACTACTGGTGGAACTGGCTTCACTGCAG ACTTCCTTTGTTACTTTGGATGAAGCTATTAAGATAACCAACAGGCGTGTAAATGCTATTGAACATG TTATCATTCCCCGGATTGAACGTACCCTTGCTTATATCATCACAGAGCTGGATGAAAGAGAGCGAGAGGAGTTCTACAG GttaaagaaaatacaggaaaagaaaaagattcttAAGGAAAAGTCTGATAAGGACTTGGAGCAGCGGAGGGCAGCGGGACAGGTGATGGAGCCTGCTAATCTCTTGGCTGAAGAGAAGGATGAAGATCTTCTGTTTGAATAA